A single Pedobacter sp. PACM 27299 DNA region contains:
- a CDS encoding tetratricopeptide repeat protein, with translation MKMTKKAITLSLGLVVMGSASFAQSLNDAKKAIDAEQYQKATTMLKALVKSQANKGENYFNLGDVYLRMDYVDSARATFTQGVTADPKNPLNYIGLGEADLYDKNPTSAKTNFDKAVEVSSKKDYIPQLYIGKAYIATDNKDFTAALPYLQKADELDANDKDAETFLALGDYYAAQKKNSEALQNYMRALNINANLLRATVQIGRMYTESRAFPEAEDRLKEAIAADPNYGPAYRELAELYMQWANQVAAEQAAKSALALTNYKKYLDLTDNSYESKLRYAQFLFYAKDYPTLEQVTTELATMSPNNEKSLVVSRLRGYSAYENKNFPKSLEYMNDFFAKVKDPSRIIADDYLYLGRAQMQTGNDSLALGNIVKAVEKDSTKAEALEEIALALFKAKKYDKAGDVYALALKANPNGPNSLTNNYYLGTAKYYDYAFKDRDGKHPDKKILADADSAFANIIKAKNDFVLAYAFRARIAKYNDDANNPKWLAVPYYDQLIQLVTVTKPELAAAQPKELVEAYVYAGSYYAQTDKEKAKEYLTKALAIDPANTGAQERLKQLTAPAAKTPVKKK, from the coding sequence ATGAAAATGACAAAGAAAGCAATAACCTTAAGTTTAGGTTTAGTAGTGATGGGTTCTGCCTCTTTTGCTCAAAGCTTAAATGATGCAAAGAAGGCAATAGATGCCGAACAGTACCAGAAAGCGACCACCATGCTGAAAGCATTGGTAAAATCACAAGCGAATAAAGGAGAAAACTACTTTAATTTAGGTGATGTTTATCTAAGAATGGATTATGTAGATTCAGCTAGAGCAACTTTTACTCAAGGTGTAACGGCAGATCCTAAAAACCCATTAAACTATATTGGTTTGGGTGAAGCAGATTTATATGATAAAAATCCTACTTCAGCAAAAACTAATTTTGATAAAGCTGTAGAGGTATCTTCTAAAAAAGATTATATCCCACAGTTATACATCGGTAAAGCTTATATCGCTACCGATAATAAAGACTTTACTGCGGCATTACCTTACCTGCAAAAAGCGGATGAGCTGGATGCAAATGATAAAGATGCAGAGACTTTCTTAGCATTAGGTGATTACTATGCCGCTCAGAAAAAGAACTCTGAAGCTTTGCAAAACTATATGAGAGCATTGAACATCAATGCAAACTTATTGAGAGCAACAGTTCAGATTGGTAGAATGTACACAGAATCAAGAGCATTTCCAGAAGCAGAAGACCGCTTAAAAGAAGCGATTGCTGCTGATCCTAACTACGGTCCGGCTTATAGAGAACTTGCAGAATTATATATGCAATGGGCAAATCAGGTAGCTGCTGAACAAGCTGCTAAATCTGCTTTGGCATTGACTAACTATAAAAAATATTTAGACTTAACGGATAATTCTTATGAGTCTAAATTACGCTATGCACAATTCTTATTCTATGCAAAGGACTACCCAACGTTAGAGCAGGTAACTACTGAGTTAGCTACAATGAGCCCTAACAATGAGAAAAGCCTTGTGGTATCAAGATTACGTGGTTATTCAGCTTATGAAAACAAGAACTTTCCTAAGAGTTTAGAATACATGAACGATTTCTTTGCAAAAGTTAAAGATCCTTCACGTATCATCGCCGATGATTACCTATACCTGGGTAGAGCTCAGATGCAAACTGGTAACGATAGCTTAGCTTTAGGAAATATCGTAAAAGCAGTAGAGAAAGATTCGACAAAAGCAGAGGCTTTAGAAGAAATCGCATTGGCATTGTTCAAAGCTAAAAAATATGATAAAGCTGGTGATGTATATGCATTAGCACTTAAAGCAAATCCTAATGGTCCAAATAGCTTAACTAATAATTACTATTTAGGTACTGCAAAATACTATGATTATGCTTTCAAAGATAGAGACGGTAAACATCCAGATAAGAAAATTTTAGCTGATGCTGATTCTGCATTTGCTAATATCATCAAGGCTAAAAATGATTTCGTTTTAGCGTATGCTTTTAGAGCACGTATTGCAAAATATAATGATGATGCGAATAACCCTAAATGGTTAGCTGTTCCTTACTACGATCAGTTGATTCAATTGGTAACGGTGACTAAGCCTGAGCTTGCAGCGGCACAACCAAAAGAATTGGTAGAAGCTTATGTTTATGCAGGTTCTTACTATGCACAAACTGATAAAGAAAAAGCAAAAGAATATTTGACTAAAGCTTTAGCAATTGACCCTGCAAATACAGGTGCACAAGAGCGTTTGAAGCAATTAACTGCTCCGGCAGCTAAGACTCCAGTTAAGAAAAAGTAA
- a CDS encoding NADH-quinone oxidoreductase subunit NuoE family protein produces the protein MLKVEEQQPVQFSSALVEKFEEIVKRYPEGKQKSALLPILHEVQAELGWLSPNAMDKVAEYLRIAPIEVYEVASFYSMYFLKPQGKYVLEVCRTGPCCLVGAEKLMGHIEKSLGVKENEVTPDGLFSWRGVECLAACGYGPVLQIGPEYTFYENLNEQKVDDLIQDLRKK, from the coding sequence ATGCTTAAAGTAGAAGAACAACAACCTGTACAGTTCTCCTCAGCTTTAGTTGAAAAGTTTGAAGAGATCGTTAAAAGGTATCCGGAAGGAAAGCAAAAATCCGCGTTATTGCCAATTTTGCATGAAGTACAGGCAGAACTGGGCTGGTTAAGTCCAAATGCTATGGATAAAGTTGCGGAATATCTGCGCATAGCGCCAATTGAAGTATATGAAGTAGCTTCGTTCTACAGTATGTACTTCTTAAAGCCACAAGGAAAATACGTGCTGGAAGTTTGCAGAACGGGACCTTGCTGCTTGGTAGGCGCGGAGAAACTAATGGGCCATATTGAAAAAAGCCTTGGCGTTAAAGAAAACGAGGTTACTCCCGACGGCTTATTTAGCTGGAGAGGCGTAGAGTGTTTAGCTGCCTGCGGCTACGGACCAGTATTACAAATTGGCCCTGAATACACTTTCTATGAGAACCTTAACGAACAAAAGGTAGACGATTTGATACAAGACTTACGCAAGAAATAA
- a CDS encoding energy transducer TonB, with product MLGSKIDLLKREWLDVVFAGKNKSYGAYQLRSTSAANTTKALLIASTIFVVAFMTPKVLSLIKGSLPEDEIVKQVEVTVVPPPPVNPDTPPPPPVEPPPPKQDQIKFPPPIVKPDNEVIDKEPVQIEDLKKADPGQKTIEGDPTADIVIAGPVGDGPKQAAVVEDTKVYDFVSIETQPGFPGGMEKFYAYLKKAVRYPAMAQENNIQGKVFLSFVVEKNGDLTDIKVERKLGGGTDEEAIRVLKASPRWTPGIQNGKPVRVKFNIPISFTLSQ from the coding sequence ATGTTAGGTTCTAAAATAGATTTATTGAAACGGGAATGGCTTGACGTCGTCTTCGCGGGTAAAAACAAGAGCTATGGAGCATACCAGCTTCGCAGCACGAGTGCCGCAAATACCACAAAAGCGTTATTGATTGCTTCTACTATTTTCGTAGTTGCATTTATGACCCCAAAAGTTTTGAGCTTGATCAAAGGTAGTCTTCCAGAAGACGAGATTGTGAAGCAAGTAGAGGTTACAGTTGTGCCACCTCCACCGGTGAACCCGGATACCCCTCCACCTCCACCGGTAGAGCCACCGCCACCGAAACAGGATCAGATTAAATTCCCTCCTCCGATTGTAAAACCGGATAATGAGGTGATTGACAAGGAGCCGGTTCAGATCGAAGATTTGAAGAAAGCGGATCCAGGTCAGAAAACCATTGAAGGTGATCCTACTGCTGATATTGTAATTGCCGGTCCTGTTGGAGATGGCCCTAAACAAGCAGCTGTAGTAGAAGATACAAAGGTTTATGACTTCGTGAGTATTGAAACACAGCCAGGTTTCCCTGGAGGTATGGAGAAATTCTACGCTTACTTGAAGAAAGCGGTAAGATACCCAGCAATGGCTCAGGAAAATAACATTCAAGGTAAAGTGTTCCTATCTTTCGTAGTAGAGAAAAATGGAGACTTAACCGACATCAAGGTTGAAAGAAAACTTGGTGGTGGTACTGATGAAGAAGCAATCAGAGTATTGAAAGCTAGCCCACGTTGGACTCCGGGTATCCAAAACGGAAAACCGGTACGTGTGAAGTTCAATATTCCAATCAGCTTTACCTTATCTCAATAG
- a CDS encoding NADH-quinone oxidoreductase subunit C, which translates to MAEVTNKEILDALNEKFGAKIIGVNEPYGLLTFETTKDVIIDVLRFLKESDTNFNFLTDITAVHYPEKKHGIAVVYHLHSMVKKVRVRVKVFIDEHHPTIPTATVLWNAANWMERETYDFFGVKFEGHPDLRRILNMDDLGVHPMLKQYPLEDPNRVDKKDEYFGR; encoded by the coding sequence ATGGCAGAGGTGACAAATAAAGAAATCTTGGACGCACTGAATGAAAAGTTTGGTGCTAAAATTATAGGGGTAAATGAGCCTTATGGTTTACTTACTTTCGAAACCACTAAAGATGTCATCATTGATGTGTTGCGGTTCTTAAAAGAAAGCGACACAAATTTTAACTTCCTTACGGACATTACAGCAGTTCATTACCCGGAGAAAAAACACGGTATTGCAGTGGTTTACCACTTACACAGTATGGTGAAAAAAGTAAGGGTACGCGTAAAGGTGTTTATCGATGAGCATCATCCTACTATTCCTACGGCAACCGTTCTTTGGAATGCCGCGAACTGGATGGAAAGAGAAACGTATGACTTTTTCGGTGTGAAATTCGAAGGTCACCCGGATTTAAGAAGAATATTAAACATGGACGACCTTGGTGTTCATCCGATGTTGAAACAATATCCTTTGGAAGATCCAAACAGAGTAGATAAAAAAGACGAATACTTTGGTAGATAA
- a CDS encoding NADH-quinone oxidoreductase subunit B: MSNINIVDAPPGIEGSGFFATSLDKVIGLARSHSLWPLPFATSCCGIEFMATMGSHYDFGRFGSERLSFSPRQADLLMVMGTIAKKMSPVLKQVYLQMAEPRWVIAVGACASSGGIFDTYSVLQGIDEIIPVDVYVPGCPPRPEAILDGFGKIQELVKNESLRRRDSDQYKEMLASYGIL; encoded by the coding sequence ATGAGTAACATCAATATAGTAGACGCGCCTCCAGGCATAGAAGGATCTGGTTTTTTTGCCACCTCTTTAGACAAAGTAATTGGTTTGGCACGTTCCCATTCATTATGGCCCCTGCCATTCGCAACGTCTTGTTGCGGTATCGAATTTATGGCTACAATGGGTTCTCACTATGACTTCGGTCGTTTTGGATCTGAACGCTTAAGTTTTTCTCCTCGTCAGGCGGATTTATTAATGGTGATGGGTACCATCGCTAAGAAAATGAGTCCGGTGTTAAAACAAGTATATTTACAGATGGCTGAACCTCGCTGGGTGATTGCTGTAGGTGCATGTGCTTCCAGTGGCGGTATCTTTGATACGTATTCAGTGCTTCAGGGGATCGATGAGATCATTCCTGTTGATGTGTATGTTCCAGGCTGCCCTCCAAGACCAGAAGCAATCTTAGACGGCTTTGGGAAGATCCAGGAGCTGGTTAAGAATGAATCTTTGAGAAGAAGAGATTCAGATCAATACAAAGAAATGTTGGCTTCATACGGAATTCTATAA
- a CDS encoding NADH-quinone oxidoreductase subunit A — protein METQSVPVDFLPIVFQIIVALGFVVVTLIATHFLGPKRKTADKLATFEAGVKVVGNARQPFSIKYFLVAILFVLFDIEVVFMYPWAVNFRELGMTGMIQMFVFMGTLLLGFIYILKKKALDWN, from the coding sequence ATGGAAACCCAAAGTGTACCTGTAGATTTTTTACCTATTGTATTTCAAATTATTGTTGCTTTAGGATTTGTTGTTGTGACTTTGATTGCCACACACTTTTTAGGCCCAAAAAGGAAGACAGCTGATAAGTTGGCTACTTTTGAAGCGGGAGTAAAGGTGGTTGGTAATGCACGCCAGCCTTTCTCTATTAAGTATTTCTTAGTAGCGATCCTGTTTGTTCTTTTTGATATTGAGGTGGTCTTCATGTACCCATGGGCAGTAAACTTCAGAGAGCTTGGAATGACTGGAATGATCCAGATGTTCGTCTTCATGGGTACCTTGCTGCTAGGTTTTATCTACATTTTGAAAAAGAAAGCTTTAGACTGGAATTAA
- a CDS encoding ExbD/TolR family protein, translated as MAELDTSGGGKKGKKVRSKKANTKVDLTAMVDLAFLLITFFMLTTSLSKPIAMDIAKPDKDDKSTEKNELRASETMTILLGKDNKVAWYMGEAGKSKPNVESFADIRKSILDNKKKVAETTGGRQIIMVIKPTSGANYKNFVDIMDELAITKIKTAPAIDDENITDAEKDFMKSAGIL; from the coding sequence ATGGCTGAATTAGATACCTCCGGCGGGGGGAAAAAAGGCAAAAAAGTAAGGAGTAAGAAAGCGAATACCAAAGTCGATTTGACGGCGATGGTAGATTTAGCCTTCTTGCTGATTACCTTCTTTATGTTGACCACTTCCCTGTCGAAACCAATTGCAATGGATATTGCAAAGCCTGATAAAGACGACAAATCGACTGAAAAGAATGAATTGCGTGCTTCAGAGACCATGACTATATTATTGGGCAAAGACAATAAAGTTGCCTGGTACATGGGAGAAGCTGGTAAATCAAAACCTAATGTTGAGAGTTTTGCTGATATCAGAAAATCAATATTGGATAATAAAAAGAAAGTAGCTGAAACTACTGGTGGCAGACAGATCATCATGGTGATCAAACCTACATCAGGAGCTAATTACAAGAACTTCGTTGATATTATGGATGAGTTGGCGATCACTAAGATCAAAACGGCACCTGCAATCGATGATGAGAACATTACTGATGCTGAAAAAGATTTCATGAAGAGTGCTGGAATTTTATAA
- a CDS encoding NADH-quinone oxidoreductase subunit D: MNHNQPVYTDNDPQNELVTLNLGPTHPATHGVFQNVIQLDGERIVSGVSTIGYIHRAFEKIAEHRPFYQITPLTDRLNYCSSPINNMGWHMTVEKLLNIQMPKRVDYLRVIVMELSRIADHIICNTIIAQDTGATTTFLYLFQFREHIYEIFEEICGARLTTNIGRIGGFERDFNEIAFAKINKFLKTFPVALREFESLLDRNRIFIDRTSGVAAVTAEMALDYGWTGPLLRSAGVDYDVRISEPYSSYQDFDFQVPVGTSGDIYDRYLVRNAEMWESVSIIEQALEKLKHEPAGIFHADVPEFYLPAKEEVYNNMEALIYHFKIVMGEIDAPKAEVYHAVEGGNGELGFYLINDGGRTPYRLHFRRPSFINYQMFAPMSVGMLLSDAIINMSSMNIIAGELDA, from the coding sequence ATGAATCACAATCAACCGGTATATACAGATAATGATCCTCAGAATGAGCTGGTCACCCTGAATTTAGGACCTACTCACCCTGCAACACATGGTGTTTTTCAAAATGTTATTCAGTTAGACGGAGAGCGTATTGTAAGTGGTGTTTCTACCATTGGCTATATCCACCGTGCTTTTGAAAAAATCGCAGAACACCGCCCATTCTATCAAATCACTCCGCTGACAGATAGATTGAACTACTGCTCATCGCCGATCAATAATATGGGATGGCACATGACTGTAGAGAAATTGCTGAACATTCAGATGCCTAAAAGGGTAGATTACTTAAGGGTAATCGTAATGGAGTTGTCCAGGATCGCAGATCATATTATATGTAACACCATTATTGCTCAGGATACTGGTGCAACCACTACTTTCCTTTATCTGTTCCAGTTCAGAGAGCACATCTATGAAATCTTCGAGGAGATTTGTGGTGCGCGTCTGACGACTAACATTGGTAGAATTGGTGGTTTTGAAAGAGATTTCAATGAAATCGCCTTTGCGAAAATCAATAAATTTTTAAAAACATTCCCAGTAGCGTTAAGAGAATTCGAAAGTTTGCTTGACCGTAACCGGATCTTTATCGACCGTACTTCAGGTGTGGCTGCAGTAACTGCGGAAATGGCTTTGGATTATGGCTGGACTGGCCCATTACTGCGTTCTGCAGGTGTAGATTATGATGTTCGTATCAGCGAACCCTATTCTTCTTACCAGGATTTCGATTTTCAGGTTCCTGTAGGTACCAGCGGTGATATTTATGACCGTTACCTGGTGCGTAATGCAGAAATGTGGGAAAGTGTGAGCATTATTGAACAAGCTTTGGAGAAATTGAAGCATGAGCCTGCTGGAATCTTCCATGCAGATGTTCCTGAATTCTATTTGCCAGCTAAAGAAGAGGTCTACAACAATATGGAGGCTTTAATCTATCACTTCAAAATTGTGATGGGAGAGATTGATGCACCAAAAGCAGAAGTTTACCATGCAGTAGAAGGTGGTAACGGAGAATTAGGTTTCTATTTGATCAACGATGGTGGTAGAACACCTTACCGTTTGCACTTTAGAAGACCAAGCTTTATAAATTATCAAATGTTTGCGCCCATGAGTGTTGGTATGCTGTTATCAGATGCCATCATCAACATGAGTAGTATGAATATTATTGCAGGAGAATTAGATGCTTAA
- a CDS encoding biopolymer transporter ExbD, with product MPRAKVQRKSTSIDMTAMCDVSFLLLTFFILTATARQPDPLDVTIPSSTYKLKVPDLDMGILSIGKGKVFYEIVGKDIKMATLDKMGEKYGIKFTPEERERFGVVGAFGVPVQSLKQFIMMSGDERTKSGIASGIPTDSTNNQLAEWVMQSRTAVAELHAAPMRISIKGDAKEEYPAVKKVIDILQKQKINKFSLITSAEGDAQ from the coding sequence ATGCCAAGAGCAAAGGTTCAAAGAAAGAGTACTTCGATAGATATGACCGCCATGTGCGACGTATCTTTCCTATTGCTTACTTTCTTTATTTTAACAGCAACAGCACGTCAGCCTGATCCTTTGGATGTTACTATCCCTTCATCGACTTATAAACTTAAGGTTCCAGATTTGGACATGGGTATATTGTCGATTGGAAAAGGCAAAGTGTTTTATGAAATCGTAGGGAAAGACATTAAAATGGCTACCCTTGATAAAATGGGCGAAAAGTACGGCATTAAATTCACTCCGGAAGAAAGAGAGCGTTTTGGTGTGGTTGGTGCTTTCGGTGTACCGGTACAGAGTTTAAAGCAATTCATCATGATGAGTGGTGATGAGCGTACTAAGTCAGGTATTGCGAGCGGTATCCCAACTGATTCAACAAACAATCAATTGGCGGAATGGGTAATGCAATCACGTACGGCAGTAGCAGAATTACACGCTGCGCCAATGCGTATCAGTATCAAAGGAGACGCTAAGGAAGAATATCCTGCGGTGAAGAAAGTGATCGACATTCTGCAGAAGCAAAAAATTAACAAGTTTAGTTTAATCACATCTGCCGAAGGCGATGCTCAATAG
- a CDS encoding substrate-binding domain-containing protein, with protein sequence MKHLSLILLLFVFVACKRKPKPENTVEQSRTTGSVKILTDASFARVLADQIEVFKTDYPTAEFTVIEGNENKIIPTFLNDSVRVMISSRMLTPEEDKIYRNRSIVPRTSRFAIDGIALITNAANVDSTIKVQEVIDILQGKSVTGKQLVFDNAYSSTLRYFKDLAGVKELPKKGVYTLQDNNDVIKYVAENKNFIGVVGVNWLISNEAAMAGPIAKVKMLGVKNLPGKKGDDAFYTPIQQNLINGIYPFLRNIYIINAEGREGLGTGFANWLVSPRGQLIVLKSGLGPHKMMPREFNLKNTN encoded by the coding sequence ATGAAACACTTAAGTCTGATATTGCTGTTATTCGTATTTGTGGCCTGTAAGCGTAAGCCTAAGCCGGAAAATACAGTGGAACAAAGTCGCACGACGGGGAGCGTTAAGATCCTGACTGACGCGTCCTTTGCCAGAGTGCTGGCAGATCAGATTGAGGTATTCAAAACGGATTACCCTACTGCAGAGTTCACCGTGATTGAAGGTAATGAGAATAAAATTATACCTACCTTTCTAAATGATAGTGTCAGGGTGATGATCTCTTCAAGGATGCTGACACCAGAAGAGGACAAGATTTATAGAAATAGAAGTATTGTTCCAAGAACGTCAAGGTTTGCCATTGATGGAATTGCTTTAATTACGAATGCAGCGAATGTGGATAGTACCATTAAGGTACAGGAAGTAATCGATATTTTGCAGGGAAAATCAGTTACTGGAAAACAATTGGTGTTTGATAATGCTTATTCCAGTACTTTACGTTACTTTAAAGACCTTGCCGGAGTAAAGGAACTGCCAAAAAAAGGAGTTTATACTTTACAAGACAATAATGACGTTATTAAATACGTTGCAGAGAATAAAAATTTTATTGGTGTTGTTGGAGTAAACTGGTTAATCTCTAATGAGGCAGCTATGGCTGGGCCAATCGCCAAAGTGAAGATGCTGGGGGTGAAGAATTTACCAGGAAAAAAAGGGGATGATGCGTTTTATACGCCAATTCAACAGAATTTAATTAATGGGATATATCCTTTTTTAAGAAATATCTACATCATTAATGCGGAAGGCCGTGAAGGTTTAGGCACAGGTTTTGCAAACTGGTTAGTAAGTCCACGCGGACAACTGATCGTACTCAAATCTGGACTAGGTCCACATAAAATGATGCCGAGAGAATTTAATTTAAAGAATACAAACTAA